In Paludibaculum fermentans, the genomic stretch AGCCTCGCCCTGTCGATGTTCCTCTACTTCCGAGTCCTCGGCGAGGTCGATGCCACCCAGGCCTCCCTCTCCATCTACTTCCTGCCCGTCTTCGGAGTCCTGCTCTCCAGCCTGGCTCTGCACGAAACGTTGAACTCCGCGCTGCTGGCGGGCGGCTTCCTGGTAGGTTTCGGCGCCTGGCTCGTAACCATGCACGAACAGCGATCCAAACGAACGGTGACCACTTCATGACCTTTCAAATCGACGGAATTGTCCCCATCATCCCCACTCCCTTCGAGGAATCCGAGGAGATCTGCTGGACCGGTCTCGATCGCCTCATCGACTTCGCCGTGGACGCCGGCGCCTGCGCTGTCTGCCTCCCGGCCTATGCCAGCGAGTTCTACAAGCTCTCTGAGGAGGAGCGCCTCCAGATCACCAGCCGCGCCGTGCGCCGTTCCGCCGGCCGCGTGCCCGTCATCGCCCAGGTGAACTACGCCTCCACCCGCCTCGCCATCGCCGCCGCGGGACGCGCTGTCGATGCCGGAGCCTCCGCCATCTGCTCCGCCGCCCCCCGCCAGTTCGCCCTCTCCGACGCCGACCTCCTCGACCATTTTGGAGCCCTGCTCTCCGCCGTGCAGGTCCCCTTCATCCTCCAGGACTTCAACCCCGGCGGGGCCTCCCTGTCCGTGCCCGCCATTGCCGAGCTCAACCGCCGCCACCCTCAGTTCCGCTACATCAAGTTGGAGGAGCCCCGCCTCGCCGATAAGGTGGCCGCCATTCGCGACGCCACCTCCGGCCGCGTGGGGGTCCTCGAAGGCTGGGGCGGCATGTATACCCTCGAACTCGCCCCCGCCGGCATCGCAGGCGTCGTACCCGGCCTTGGCCTCACCGATCTGCTTCGCAAGGTCTTCCTGCTCGCCCGTGAGGGCCGCCGCGAACAGGCTCAGCCCCTCTTCGAAGGCATCCTGCCCCAGATCCTCTACAGCCTCCAGAACATGGAGCTCTTTCATCACGCCGAAAAGCTGCTCCTCCAGGCCCGCGGCCTCCTCGACAGCGTCACCGTCCGCCGCGCCACCCTCCGGCCCAGCCAGCACGACCTCCAGTACATCGCCCTCCTCAACCAGCGCATCGTCCGCCTGGCACAGGAGCACGGCCTCGAACCTGCCGCCCAGGGAGCGCCCCGTTGAAGCTGTCCGCTCTCACCGCTCCTGAAATCGCCCGCCTCGCACCCGGCGCAATCGCGGTCCTCCCCGTCGCCGCCGTCGAGCAGCACGGCCCGCACCTGCCCGTAACCACCGACACCGATCTCGTCACGGCCCTGGCCCATGCCGCCGAGCAAGCCCTGGCCGATCGCGTCATCCTCTGCCCGGCACTGCCCTACGGCTCCAGCCACCACCACTCCTCCTTCGCCGGCACGCTCAGCGTGAACCCGGAGCTCTTCACCCGCCTCGTCCTCGACCTCGTCCGCTCCCTCGAAAGCTCGGGCTTCCGCCGCATCGTCATCCTCAACGGCCACGGCGGCAACATCACGCCCGTCCGCCAGGCGCTCTCGATCCTCGCGCAAGCGCCCGTCGCCGAGGTCGCGCTGGCCACTTATTGGGAACTCGCCGCAGCCGCCTTCGCAGGCCTCCCGCCCCTGGAGTCGCCAGCCCTCAGCCACGCCTGCGAGTACGAAACCAGCATGATGCTCACCCTCGATGCAACCCGTGTGCGCATGGACCGCGCTGCTCGCGCCAATCGCCCCCCCGCCAACAATTACATCGGCTGGGAAGACGACGCCCCCTATCGCGGCGTCTCCCTCGTCCGCCGCACGGAGTTCCTCTCCGGCAACGGCGCCAGCGGAGAACCTCACAAAGCCACCCGGGAAAAGGGCGCCCACCTGCTCTCCGCCGCCACCACGGCCCTCATCGAATTCCTGAACGACTTTGCCTCATGGCCACCCAT encodes the following:
- a CDS encoding dihydrodipicolinate synthase family protein yields the protein MTFQIDGIVPIIPTPFEESEEICWTGLDRLIDFAVDAGACAVCLPAYASEFYKLSEEERLQITSRAVRRSAGRVPVIAQVNYASTRLAIAAAGRAVDAGASAICSAAPRQFALSDADLLDHFGALLSAVQVPFILQDFNPGGASLSVPAIAELNRRHPQFRYIKLEEPRLADKVAAIRDATSGRVGVLEGWGGMYTLELAPAGIAGVVPGLGLTDLLRKVFLLAREGRREQAQPLFEGILPQILYSLQNMELFHHAEKLLLQARGLLDSVTVRRATLRPSQHDLQYIALLNQRIVRLAQEHGLEPAAQGAPR
- a CDS encoding creatininase family protein, with the translated sequence MKLSALTAPEIARLAPGAIAVLPVAAVEQHGPHLPVTTDTDLVTALAHAAEQALADRVILCPALPYGSSHHHSSFAGTLSVNPELFTRLVLDLVRSLESSGFRRIVILNGHGGNITPVRQALSILAQAPVAEVALATYWELAAAAFAGLPPLESPALSHACEYETSMMLTLDATRVRMDRAARANRPPANNYIGWEDDAPYRGVSLVRRTEFLSGNGASGEPHKATREKGAHLLSAATTALIEFLNDFASWPPMEDLRNA